The Raphanus sativus cultivar WK10039 chromosome 2, ASM80110v3, whole genome shotgun sequence DNA segment TGTGATTAGTTGAAATCAAACATCGATATGATTTGCTTTTCTATCACAATGTTAATCGTAATAAAAGAGAAATTTAATGTTATGGGACACGCGAAAACATATTATGATAACTATAAACGAATACATAACAACGAGTCAAGTCACCAGAAATAGATTGGGAATGTGAATGTTTTACCATCTAGGAGATATTCTGGAGCAACATAACCAAGTGTCCCAGATAGTTTAATGTTGTTCTTGCCGTGCATCCCGTTCGTTACCGCAAGACCAAAATCAGAAATCTGAATGTATGATCGATCACAAAAAGTCATGTTTTGGATTGCTTGGCAAAATGATTCAATCATCAAAATGATTTAGGACTAATTACAAATTGTATCCGGTTATCTCTGGTTTGGTTTGATCAATAGATTCTGATTTCAGTTAGTTACCTTGGCGTTGAAGGAAGAATCAAGGAGAATATTTGACGACTTTATATCTCTGTGGATAACCGGAGGGCGACAACGCTCATGTAGATACTCTATACCTCTGTTTCCAAAAGAAAATACGGTTTACTTAAACATACCAATAAAGAAAACCGGAAAGATGATTGTTAAATGTGGGGATATTGATTGTACCTTGCTGTATCAAGAGCAATCTTCATCCGCATGTGCCATGTTAAAGCCGATCCCCCAGAAGGCCCTTAACCATTAAatgatgaaaatattaaatgttatgAACTTATGATTATATATAGAACAAGACgttatttaattaatcattttCATATGGTCCCATGATCTATTTTTTTATCTCATCATCTCCCTAATATATCAAGATCCCATGGATTAAAtcattaaaagtataaaatcttgtttttacCGTGTAACTGTGCATCCAAAGATCCCTTTTCCATCAGCTCGTAAACGATAAAACTCGAGCTGATTTCACTTGTATGTCCCAAAAGTGAGATGATGTTCGGATGGTGAATCTTACTCAATAGATCAACTTCGTTCTGCAAATGAAAGAACCGGACTCAGACTCTTTAATTATAACCTACTAGCTAGGACTTGTTTTTGGTTACCTGAAACTCTCGTTTTGCTTCTTGGCTGACGTTTTCGATTTTTTTAACGGCTGCTAGAGTGTGATTGTCTAAGCAGGCCTTGTAAACTAATCCAAACCCGCCTCGTCCTATAAGATTACTGTCTTTGAAACCACCTGTAGCTTTCTCAAGTGTCTTATAATCGAAGGACTGCACAAAACCCTTCTTGGATATTGAAATCCCACTCTCTTCCGCATATACAAAACCATACATTCACGTATCAAAACAGATAAACACACATGTTGAAACTTTGATACCAGTAGGATCAATGTATCCAAACAAAAGAATCTTGTTACAAgtgtaatattaatatatttcattctTGAATTAGTatggtgaaaaaaaaagagatttacCTGTGTTCTTGGTGGTTTTGGGAGATTGGTTAGACCGATAAACAAACCAAAAGCATAAACAACAGAGAACTATTAGTCCTAGAGACGAGGAGCTGACTATAAGGGCGATTAAAAGTTTATTGTGTTCTTGGCCTCTGCCCATTTGGATTCCTGAGATTAcaaaaagcaaagaaagaaaCCTTGTTGAGATCTTTTGTGATTAAGAAGGGAGTTTTTTGGGATACCAATTGTATAACTGATTAGAGGATACGTACAAGATAAGGCACTCCACTCAAGGAGCAgctcaaaaatataattgaaaatcAAATTTACATTGGTTTTCGAAATTTATGTCACTTACCAACACATATCAAtcccaaaaagaaataaatagagagagagatacctGGAGAGAAGGAAGCCATGGAAGTGTAAAAGGGAGAAGGAGAAGGCTGTGAAGCAGGTGGATAAAATGCTGTACAAGCATAGACACTACAGAGGAATTGAATAACCAAGACCTTAAGAAGTAGATGAAGATTCTTTCTCATTTTGCCTAACAAAATACTTTCGGATTTGATCCACTCTCAAGACTTGTAGGATTTTCAAGTTGAAAAGAGAGAATGATGAGATCTTAGAGATTTACAAAGGGAGTGTGAGGAGTCTTTATCTCTCACTAATGGAGATCTCCTTTTAATTTCATTTCCTTTTCTTGTGTCTGCATAAAGGAGGGAAAGAGAAAGTGGTTTTACAAAAAAGTCGAAATCATTCTCTTTAAGTTCTTTACTTCTTTATCATCAAAATCTAACATGTGGGTTTGAATGCGATAGTTGTTACAGCAAATATCTTTATTtcttagtttacaaaaaaaaaatctttatttctTAACTAATCAGTGCAGTTCAAACGCAATTTATTACGAGCGTTTGAAACATATTGTTACTGATCATTTACATTGGACCAGTAGTATCTTTTAAGTTGAAAGATAAGTACAAAATTTAGAATGGTCGGTCATATGATCATCTGACCATTGCATGAAAGTTTGTAGCCTGAAAGAGTAGATTTACTGACCAGACAACGACAAAAAGAAGTTgatttgctcaaaaaaaaaaaaaaagaacttgacTAGTTGCCAAACCGACAAAAAGAATCCACTTCATTGGTAAGTATTTTTCCCCCATTAATGTTAAACTGTAGAGaaactttcttttcttcttatttgttgttttttggTGTAATCTTCTTATTTGTTGTCCTCCTTATAAATACAGCTTTCTCGGAGTCACAAACAGTTGTTTATGTAATGATTAATGAAAATGCCAATACATATAGATAAAGAGACACTTTAGCTTTTCAAAAGTCAACGGATCTAAATATAAAGTAATGGCAAAACTAAACACAAGGACGCTTGtggaagaatttttttttgcaaatactGAATCTAGAATGAGTGTGAACATAGTGAAATGGCACTCttctatttttaaatgtttgtgAGATTTACGTTATAGCTTCTAACCTCTAACCACTACTAGAAtgtttagatatattttatgcAGACAGAGTACTGGAAATCAACCATAATAAAACAACTAACTAATCAATATATTGTAAATCTAAAATGTTTTTAGTGTATGCaatatcgaagcaaatcacaaatactaaaattttgggaagcgaatattcgatccgatccgtcaatatataaatacatgtatattttgattatatttaaaattttaattgtataaaattattattcaacatatgatttgacagattctattcatattattacttatataaaaatattacataaaaggaaaaaaacatttatgacaattataatttttttcttcagttttgtgttattataattgttaattaagtttaaaattttacaaaatatgtagattcattgtatcttttaatttttatcctttatatcatgcaaaaaaaaatattttccaaaaaaaatttgtatcaaatttttaagattatttgtattaatcaaaacaaatgagatatccgtaagtatccgcaaatatccgcaaatatctatttattttccggatatccgtttttccgaatatccgtatttttccgaatcaaagcaaatcggaaaattagatatccgtaacattcgaagcaaatcacaaataccttcaaaaacccggatatccgatccgtgcccaggcctaccCAGTGATTGTCATGTGTAAACTTCAGTTGCATCATATATTTCTTAGTTTATAATCTTAAACATAAACATTAATTGATGGATACAACGAGGACTATATTTCACATGCAACCCAAATGCAACCATAAGACTAGTACGGCAAATAGCACGATGCAACATACACGGGAGTGTAAATGTTTAAATGCTCTATTTGAGAAATATCCGCATGCATGTGGCACAAATTCAGTTGGATAATGATCCAAGTTGACCTAGAGGACGGacatgtgaaaaaaaaatagaaacaaacaGAGACTAAGAGCAAAAAGGAGAACGAGAAGTTAAAACCGTTTGGATCTAAACTTTTGAATTAGCTGAGGGGGATTTTACTCGAACGCTCTGTctgtctctcactctctctgAATCTTAAGAGTTAAAGGTTACAAGTTAGTAGTTGAAAAAAGGTTACAAGTTAATAAAGAGAAAGGACCCATCTATGGGTTTCAATGTAACTCAACCAAAGAGTTGATTAGAAGGTGTTAGCTACGGATAAGACATTTAAGTAGTTAACGGTCCAACATGTTAAGCAATAATTTCCATTTGACAACAAACTTAACGCATATGCTGAGTCAGTTGAACTTATTATGGTTTAGTGGTTACGTGTGTTGCGTCCCTTTTAGATGTGTCTTTTTATGATCCCAATCCATAACTTTGtcgttatttatttttgatggGTTAATGGTTAATTGTGGTAGACTGGTAGTGTTGGTTACTTGGTTATAAATATTGCTGGACGTTTTCTTACGTAAGTTCTTAACAAAATTAAGATTAAGTTTACACAGCCAAAGTAAACttaattttgaaaagatattTGCAAGAAAAGGTCCAATATTATTTAATCCACGATGATAATCACGCCAGTGGAAATACGATCTGTAAGGTTTACAGTGTTTTCGATTTATGAACCGACCAGCGGAGACATTTATAATCCTTTAATAATATGGAAGACCATTATGGAGCAGACCACAACGGTCCAGCCATTTGCAGATGAATTATAAAAcgacaaaatatttttttcaatatttgttgaaatatgggtgatcagttTAGTAGTTTACCAGAAGACAATGCACATTTTTCTTCATAAATTATTGACATAATCTATTTGACTCCTCACTGAGACCGGACACCAAAATAATTTGAGTTGCTGTGTTTTATCTTCAGGTCTTCATGTTATCTGCACTTGATGAACTCACCCCAAGAGAACATGATACTCTTGTACGGTTGAACAAAGGTATGGTCCTCAACTATCATCGGTCCGTTACATTAGGGACTTACTTTATATAGAAACTAAATTTTCATTTCCACAGAGCTCAAAAGGAGGAGACTGGCATCGTCAAATGAAAAGCTAAACCAGGAGCAGGAGGCATCTGGGTTGGATACTTCAGCGAATGCAGCTATCACCAGATTCACCACGACAGGTGAACAATGGGATACGAAGGTTGCAGCCACGACCAAGCACCCAAGACACAGGGCAGGGTGTTCGTGCATTGTCTGCAGCCAGCCACCGAGTGAGAAAGGCAAACACAAGCCGTCTCATACACTCGTACTGTGTGCGAGGCAGTGAAAAGGCAGTTCGAAGACTCTCTCATGCTGCGGGAGCGGAATAGGGAAGAGGCAGGGCAGGCTAGCCAGCAGACGCGGTCAAAGTGCAGAGCTGAGACAGAAGTCGAGAGCATCCCAGCTGTTGAACCAATAGCAGGGGGAAACATTGACTTAAACTCAGACCCAGGGGCTTCCCAAGTGAGCATGATGAGTCTTCTGCAAGCTGCATCATTTTCTCTGGAGACATTTCTGAAACAAAAAGCTGTTCCAAATACAGCAGCAGAACAGCAAAGTAGTGATATGGTAAGGAAAGAGAACGGTTCTTCCTCGCATAAGAAGATGACAGAGATACGAGTGGAGCTCTTGAGCCCCTGAACTAACTAACTCCTTTATAATTATCCATGAGTATTGCCTTGAACTAACTACTGCCCCTTGGATTTTTCCATGAGTACTTATTCTTCAGaggtatatttatatatgcataCAACCTTGTTCAGTTTTCGTCCCATGGTAGAGTGGTTAAGAGTATTCTACCCAAGTGTGGATCCAAAGAAATGATAATttattgtttctttgttttattgTCTTTTTGGATATTGCTTTGGTTTGGTTTTCTTGTGCGGGATGAGGCTTGAGAGAAACAGTAGAGATGTGAATCTTGATTGAGGTTTTGGAAATGCATAGGACAACAAACATAGTCCTGGACATTTGTAACATGTGTATACTTCTTTTTTGGACAACATGTGTATACTGGTCAAAACCTGAAAACAACCAATGATTCTATCTAAGACATGGTTGCTAAAGTTTCATGTTTGTCATTTGTACCACAAAATTGAATCAAGTTTATGATTCCGGGGCCAACGGTTTGTCCTGGTTTAAATTCTGTACTTTTCGGTTTCTTAACCGGTTTAACAAACCGAAATTAGATTATCAATCCCCATCCTTTATAAAACAATAATTGAATTGGAGGACGTAGGAACaattaatacatttttaatattattatttgagcCGACCTAAGTTGAGTCGGCTCGATTAACTTACTCCGAAACTACTCACACAACTTCACGCCATTCTTATCGTCAAGCTACACGtgtgtttttctttgatttACATGAAGTGGAACACATGGATATTGCCTTCTTTCCTTTCAGTAGAAGGCAACCTACCTCTATTTATGAGTAATTAATTACTAGTACATAAATATCTATGTCCATATGCCTCCAGAATTAACAATTCCGAGTTTTTAAATATCATTCCTTAACAAAAAGATTATGAATACAAATATAGATTACAGACATAAAAAGATGACCAAGTAGTATTGTAGTAGTAATCAAAAgtttaatactattaaaaaaatataaaaatggcATGGTCAGAGAAGGTAGACGAGTAAGGTGTGGCAGTAATGTGAATAAGTTGAAATACGGAGGGCGAGTTGATAAGAGAAAACTCGAGTGAATAATGGAGGGGAGAGAAAAAGgaggagatagagagagatggGGAGCCTGGAAGTAGACCCACAAACGCGTAAGAGTAACAGGTTAGGTTTTGGTAAAGCTGAGGTCGTCTCGTCGTGGGTTCCTCTATCAACCCTAGATGGAAACAACTTCGTACTCACGCGCCCCATTTCAcgttaaaaatttaattattatttttggtcgACCACTTCTTTAAAATGTTATTCCCAGCACATTTTATAACTGgctcttatttttaaatatattacttaAATCCGAAATATCTGAATTTTAATGAAGTGAAATCGAATCCTATTATACTGTATATCCCCAgttcattcatttttttttctttttcaaatatgaCTAACTATGTACCAGCTTAGGAGGGTTTTCGATGAAGACGGTAAATAAATTTGTATGTAAAATAAACAGTGTATCTATCTCAATAAACATGTTCAATACATTTTCGTTGGAATGGTAGAATAGTTGTTTTcgtgtttcaaaaaagaaaagaaggtaGAATAGTTGTTTTGTCCTTCTTACTACGATCTagcatacatatataatgttattatagTTCTTAGAAATACGATTATGGATGCAATGTACGGGAATAATGTAAAGctgtcgacaaaaaaaagaagaagaataaagtAAAGTTCActtaaagtttatatatatagacttaTTTGATGTGTAATAATGAAAGCGACAAATGCACACTTAAAAAGATAACTTGCTTTGATACGGTCAGGCAAAGCTGCTTTTAAAAGCTAAAATCATTTTGTACTATTTGAGGATTTGGTTGAATTATAAACAATTACAATATAACAATAGCCTTTACAGTAAGTATCCACGATAAATCGAGCTATGCTACGATTTAGATGAACCATAACATTTGGTTAGGTATATATCAAAACCGAATACATAAACTTTTTGTACTAGACAACGTTTCTAAATCAAATAGGCCCACATAGTTATTGAAGAATCGAGTTGGAAACATACCTTGCCGTATTAATGAGTTTCCTTCGTAAAGAAAGCAGAAAGGCAATTACAGttttcaagaaaaagaaaaaaaaaatagaaaaaagaaacaaattagtgaaaaaaaaaagaaaaagagaaacaaatcaGCGCGTGAGTTACACCAACGAGTAGCGAAAGTAGGTTAAAAAAACGTCTTAAGGCTATCGTGGGCATATGCTGGTAACTCTCATCAATCGTGTATAAAGCCACAACCTTCGTCTTCTCCGTCCTCCACCACATATGTATTATTCTATcatctctcctcttcttccttctaaTTTATTTCCTCCTCAAGAAATATTCTTGAAACAATGGGCGTAGCTGTTCTAAATCCACAGGACTGTCTGAAACAACCTTTCTCCCACATGAAATACCCTCGTAACCATACCGTATCATGCCCCAACAGGCAGAAAAAACCGGTTTCAAACCGAACACGCCGGAGTCCTCCACGTAACCAGACCACCAGATCTCCTCCCAAagcgcctcctcctcctcctcctcaacgCTCTGCCGTATCTTCTTACGTCCCAAAGGGAACGGTTAAGAAGAGTCCAATCGCTGGTCAGGTTAGAATCCTGAAGCGCGGAGAGGAGATCCCTAAGAAGACAGCGGATTTGGTCGTGGAAAAGCCAGATCTGGTCTCTACTCAGCGGATCGGACCAGATCCGTGTCTGATTCCAAGCCAGATCCGTCTCTCCGACCGCAAATCGAAGAAAGCCACCGTTCCCCCGTTTTACGCAGGTCCCGTGACCATGGCCTCGCCGCCTCCGAGCGACGTCCCTCTCCCTGCGTTCTTCACCACCACGAAGAAGAGCGTCTCTTTGTTCCAAGCCGCCGAGGCTACCAACCGTCTCATCAGTATCCTCGGCATCGTCGTCGAATGAAGGCGTATGTATGTATGTCTCCTCTCCGACCGACCGATGATATCCATTTCTATTTCAAGTGTTGAACGTTTTCAAAATTTCCCGATCGTCCGATTCGAATCTACAACAAAGCATCTACAGATCCGACGAATCTTAGAAGACGAGGAAACAAACGCCATCTTCGTTATGAACCATTTTCGAATCTTCCCTTATTTTTTCAAGGGGCAAGGTCGAAATATCTTTCTTAACAGGTCTTAGTTTCTCTTTtcttagggtttagtgtttgtgTAGGAAGTATTTGTTTTCTTAGGCTTTTGTAATTTCTAAGTAATCTGCGTCTGTCTTTCGGGTTTCAATTCGGTTTTTTTAGTCCTAAGTTCCTCTGGTAAATTATAGGCTCgcttttgtgttttcttttctttattatcGAGTCTCTTGTTATTCCTAAAGGGTCATAGAGGTGTAGCCTACTGGTAATTACCCTTTCGTTGTGTATGCCCAGTATTACAGTTCTATGTATTTAATAGTAGTTGTTTAAGGTCGTCATAGAGGTGTAGCTACTGGTTAATTACCTTTGCGTTGTGTATGCCCAGTATTACAATTCTATGTATTTAATAGTAGTTGTTTAAGGTCAGTCGAGTTTGATTTGTAATATGAACTTATGTTTCGATGTAAGCAGTATTGCAGTTCTCtatctatataatattatcGTTTTTCATTTCCTTTTCTACTTATTTGATTATGCTGAACAAGCTGCACAAATGAAACATGTTTGAAAGAAACATTTGGTTCTTTAATCTGCATAAGATTATTTCAACACCAACCTTGTTTATATTCTAGAACTCGGGTTTATGCTTAACTTGATTATTATCTGTCGGCATGTATATACTACGACGATTCTCATTACAAAACTAAGTTTCGAGGAGAACAAATTGCAGAGCTCTGGTGCCTATATTACACAGGCAAATAGATGGTCACGAACTGTATGATTTGAAAAGTCTAATTATTATTGAAGATGCACTTGATCCTCTGACTAACTCCAATTTGATCTTGACTTTGGAAAGAAAATTCAACAATCTCCGATTATCCTCCCTTTTGTGTACATACATACAGCTATGAATGTCATCTTATCAAATTTTGACTAATGACATTTGGTAGGCCTAGCTTTTAAGATACCTTCTCTAATAGATGGGCAGCCCAACATTGACCCGATTTAGGGCCCATAAGTTGAACAGCTTGCGTTAAATTGGTGAAACAAATAAATCCTAATTCGAAAATTTTGCAATGTTAAGATTCATTTGAAGAGTCTACATTGGAAATAAATCACAAGTTTGGATATCTGATACTATTAATGGCACAAAACAACtcatctttttttatttacatcGTGTCAAAATTAACGGTGGCGAGGGACCTTGGTATAATGACAAAGGTAATTGGTACTGCTTTGTTGATATTCTACACTTCTACCTAATTAAATATGCCA contains these protein-coding regions:
- the LOC108840412 gene encoding probable receptor-like protein kinase At1g80640, producing the protein MRKNLHLLLKVLVIQFLCSVYACTAFYPPASQPSPSPFYTSMASFSPGIQMGRGQEHNKLLIALIVSSSSLGLIVLCCLCFWFVYRSNQSPKTTKNTESGISISKKGFVQSFDYKTLEKATGGFKDSNLIGRGGFGLVYKACLDNHTLAAVKKIENVSQEAKREFQNEVDLLSKIHHPNIISLLGHTSEISSSFIVYELMEKGSLDAQLHGPSGGSALTWHMRMKIALDTARGIEYLHERCRPPVIHRDIKSSNILLDSSFNAKISDFGLAVTNGMHGKNNIKLSGTLGYVAPEYLLDGKLTDKSDVYAFGVVLLELLLGRKPVEKLSSVQYQSLVTWAMPQLTDRSKLPKIVDPVIKDTMDHKHLYQVAAVAVLCVQPEPSYRPLITDVLHSLVPLVPVELGGTLRLTP
- the LOC108843102 gene encoding uncharacterized protein LOC108843102, which produces MGVAVLNPQDCLKQPFSHMKYPRNHTVSCPNRQKKPVSNRTRRSPPRNQTTRSPPKAPPPPPPQRSAVSSYVPKGTVKKSPIAGQVRILKRGEEIPKKTADLVVEKPDLVSTQRIGPDPCLIPSQIRLSDRKSKKATVPPFYAGPVTMASPPPSDVPLPAFFTTTKKSVSLFQAAEATNRLISILGIVVE